In Deferribacteraceae bacterium V6Fe1, one genomic interval encodes:
- a CDS encoding cupin domain-containing protein, which yields MSIGNNIKNLLSEKKITLENLSKFTGIDTQQLVDYLEEKSSPSVSDLLKIATCLDTDIYSFIYGQEFEGKKAQKTTPDTRVKISRKDAYSYESLAPHYPGKHIEPFIVEIEKKENPEVSVHSGEEFHYVLEGKLKITVGDEHFELNEGDSLYFDSSVAHSINSITDKAKILATIYNSSSMSQLTKGSKMRDLIQAAKLLKKQSICLICPDKTSAGACKVAIDENIIEKVIFVGDKKISEALLKDIHINKNKVILVDVPQSDAYEIDCARKGVEIIKNKEANLIMKGKINTANFVKAILDKEHGIASGRRMSLVSIFEVPNVNRLIFLTDPGINPTLFVENDINASIEIIRNAIDVAKSMGVTRPKVALLDANEVPSAKLPTTLHEDKLSKMNWEDADVYGPLSYDLALYEEAVRKKGLKDNPVAGKADIIVVPHIEGGNFLYKAWVMTMGAEVANIVLGATVPIILTSRSDSDMTKFLTICASSIYGEYLKSINN from the coding sequence ATGAGCATTGGCAACAATATTAAAAACCTTTTATCTGAAAAAAAGATAACACTTGAAAACCTGTCAAAATTTACGGGAATCGATACACAACAATTGGTAGATTACCTAGAAGAAAAATCCAGCCCATCCGTATCAGACCTGTTGAAAATAGCAACTTGCCTCGATACTGACATATACTCCTTTATCTACGGTCAAGAATTTGAAGGGAAAAAGGCTCAAAAGACTACACCTGATACAAGGGTAAAAATAAGCCGTAAAGATGCATACTCGTATGAAAGTCTTGCACCCCATTACCCGGGAAAGCACATTGAACCGTTTATAGTGGAAATAGAAAAAAAGGAAAATCCAGAAGTAAGTGTCCATTCGGGGGAAGAATTTCATTATGTATTGGAAGGGAAATTAAAAATTACCGTCGGCGATGAACATTTTGAGCTTAACGAAGGGGACAGCCTATATTTTGATTCTTCTGTAGCACACAGTATAAATTCCATAACTGACAAAGCCAAAATACTTGCCACAATCTACAACAGCAGCTCAATGTCACAACTTACCAAAGGCTCAAAAATGAGAGATTTAATTCAAGCAGCCAAATTACTAAAAAAACAATCCATTTGTCTAATCTGCCCCGACAAAACTTCTGCAGGAGCTTGTAAAGTTGCAATAGATGAAAATATAATTGAAAAAGTCATCTTTGTAGGGGATAAAAAAATATCCGAAGCCCTTTTGAAAGATATTCACATAAACAAAAATAAGGTAATCTTAGTGGATGTCCCCCAATCTGACGCATATGAGATAGACTGTGCAAGAAAAGGTGTCGAAATTATTAAAAACAAAGAAGCAAACCTGATAATGAAAGGTAAAATAAACACCGCTAATTTTGTAAAAGCAATTTTGGATAAAGAGCATGGGATTGCCTCAGGCAGAAGGATGTCACTGGTAAGCATTTTTGAAGTACCGAATGTTAACAGACTCATATTCCTTACTGATCCTGGCATAAACCCGACACTTTTTGTGGAAAACGATATAAATGCAAGTATAGAAATTATAAGAAATGCCATTGATGTTGCCAAGTCTATGGGGGTTACAAGGCCAAAGGTTGCTCTTCTTGATGCCAATGAGGTCCCATCGGCAAAATTACCAACCACCCTTCATGAAGACAAACTGTCTAAAATGAATTGGGAAGATGCGGACGTTTACGGGCCGCTTTCATATGACCTGGCACTTTACGAGGAAGCGGTCAGAAAAAAAGGATTAAAAGACAACCCTGTAGCGGGAAAAGCCGATATCATCGTTGTACCTCACATAGAGGGTGGAAATTTCCTTTACAAGGCATGGGTAATGACAATGGGAGCGGAAGTCGCCAATATTGTTTTAGGAGCAACTGTCCCAATTATCCTCACTTCCAGAAGTGATAGCGATATGACAAAATTTTTGACTATTTGCGCAAGTTCAATTTATGGAGAATATTTAAAAAGTATAAACAATTAA
- a CDS encoding RsmB/NOP family class I SAM-dependent RNA methyltransferase, with amino-acid sequence MLEDFISKYKSIFQKDFDTFFKSLEKTEKKYFRLNTARNIDYLQEFEKKINIEKVNDFSAYQYNETETNIVKSIGFLTGGVYIQNISSLFPPKILHNNLTNKDNPIILDMCAAPGGKTTYLSELLNRKGLIIANEISSKRLKALNFNISKYGAYNVKTVSLDGRLASKKLPPVFDAVMLDAPCSNENKILKNDTVKNFWSEEFILNMQSIQKDLLDNAFNLIKPGGLIVYSTCTFSIEENEMVLENFLTKYSDATLVNINNGNFPTGISGNTTIDEKVIRVLPHIMEYDGFFIALIQKDGECCNNLSAKNTSKFNSTLDIFNDSYFKHFSFYEKNNKIYLDILANFENTPFEKIRFQNNDFFIGQNLKEFFISTEASWEFGARIKDSYRLEIDYKESIEYLDGYDINHFSENIRNGVLYYKGIPVGPFKVVNGAIKNKLDRYFIYNRV; translated from the coding sequence ATGTTAGAAGATTTCATATCAAAATATAAAAGTATTTTCCAAAAAGATTTCGATACTTTTTTTAAATCTCTCGAAAAAACAGAAAAAAAATATTTCAGGCTTAATACTGCCCGAAACATAGATTATCTCCAAGAGTTCGAAAAAAAAATCAATATCGAAAAAGTCAATGACTTTAGTGCATATCAGTACAATGAAACCGAAACAAATATCGTCAAATCTATCGGATTTTTAACAGGTGGAGTTTACATTCAAAACATATCTTCCCTATTCCCCCCAAAAATCTTACACAACAATTTAACAAATAAAGATAATCCAATAATACTTGATATGTGTGCAGCGCCCGGAGGAAAAACCACCTATTTAAGTGAATTATTAAACAGAAAAGGGCTCATCATTGCTAACGAAATCTCATCAAAAAGACTTAAGGCACTTAACTTCAATATTTCAAAGTATGGTGCTTACAACGTAAAGACGGTTAGCTTGGACGGCAGACTTGCCTCAAAAAAGCTGCCTCCGGTCTTTGATGCTGTCATGCTTGATGCCCCTTGCAGCAATGAAAATAAGATTCTAAAAAATGATACAGTTAAAAATTTTTGGTCAGAAGAATTTATATTAAACATGCAAAGTATCCAAAAAGACCTTCTGGATAATGCTTTTAATCTTATCAAACCTGGGGGATTAATTGTTTATTCAACATGCACATTTTCAATCGAAGAAAATGAAATGGTTTTGGAAAACTTTTTAACAAAATATTCTGATGCCACTTTGGTTAATATTAATAATGGTAATTTCCCTACCGGCATATCAGGCAACACAACAATAGACGAAAAAGTAATAAGAGTATTGCCTCATATCATGGAATACGACGGTTTCTTCATCGCACTTATTCAAAAAGATGGGGAATGTTGCAATAACTTATCCGCTAAAAACACAAGCAAATTTAATTCAACGTTAGATATCTTTAATGATAGCTATTTTAAACATTTTAGTTTTTACGAAAAAAACAATAAAATATATTTGGATATTTTAGCTAACTTTGAGAACACTCCCTTTGAAAAAATCAGATTTCAAAACAATGATTTTTTTATCGGCCAAAACTTAAAAGAATTCTTTATTTCTACGGAAGCATCCTGGGAATTTGGAGCCAGGATAAAAGATAGTTACAGATTAGAAATTGATTATAAAGAAAGTATTGAATATTTGGATGGTTATGATATAAATCACTTTTCCGAAAACATTAGAAATGGTGTATTATATTACAAAGGTATACCCGTAGGACCTTTTAAGGTTGTAAACGGTGCAATTAAAAACAAACTGGACAGATATTTCATATATAATAGGGTGTAA
- a CDS encoding winged helix-turn-helix transcriptional regulator, whose amino-acid sequence MHNLKDVSKVLKSLSEENRLRITIMLRKRDLCVCEINEVLHIALSTISAHLKNLKYAGIIEDSKDGRWVVYKLTENKHIREIVDFLYEKVKDDKLIKEDLEKVDKIDRYSCSI is encoded by the coding sequence ATGCACAACCTAAAAGATGTATCAAAAGTATTAAAATCTCTTTCCGAAGAGAACAGACTGCGAATTACCATAATGCTCCGTAAACGGGATTTGTGCGTATGTGAAATTAACGAAGTACTTCATATCGCCCTGTCCACAATCTCCGCTCACCTTAAAAATTTAAAATATGCAGGAATAATTGAAGATTCAAAAGACGGCAGATGGGTAGTATATAAACTTACCGAAAACAAACACATCAGGGAAATCGTTGATTTTCTATACGAAAAAGTAAAAGATGACAAACTTATAAAAGAAGATTTGGAAAAAGTTGACAAAATAGACAGATACTCTTGCTCTATTTAA
- a CDS encoding MarC family protein — MSDLILIYTQAIVTFFLVIDPPGLIPVFLAITKGMTEKERLNLLNKSIVVGFVLLIIFTIFGSTILWLFGIDVHDFRVAGGFLLLIVSLQIVFTNQEKDLSISKPGVVPFATPLMVGPGVVTATIVLSGTVGIMKTLIAGAVAFLFAYLVLYFGKKLFSILGKDITDVITKVIGLILAAISVRYIREGFIGILQNLG, encoded by the coding sequence TTGAGTGACTTGATACTTATTTACACACAAGCAATAGTTACATTCTTTCTTGTTATCGACCCTCCCGGGCTAATCCCGGTTTTCCTTGCTATCACAAAAGGGATGACTGAAAAAGAAAGACTTAATCTTCTTAACAAGTCTATCGTTGTCGGTTTTGTATTGCTCATAATTTTTACAATCTTCGGCAGCACAATTTTATGGCTTTTTGGCATAGATGTCCATGACTTTAGGGTAGCAGGGGGCTTCTTACTTTTAATTGTAAGCCTTCAGATAGTTTTTACCAATCAAGAAAAAGATTTAAGTATATCAAAACCCGGTGTTGTCCCATTTGCTACGCCACTAATGGTTGGACCGGGTGTAGTTACTGCGACAATTGTCTTAAGCGGGACAGTTGGCATAATGAAAACATTGATTGCAGGTGCAGTTGCGTTTTTGTTTGCATACCTTGTACTGTATTTCGGGAAAAAACTTTTTAGTATACTTGGTAAAGATATTACTGACGTAATTACAAAAGTTATCGGACTTATTTTGGCTGCTATATCCGTAAGATACATCAGGGAAGGCTTTATCGGCATACTACAAAATCTTGGGTAG
- a CDS encoding DMT family transporter: MHKLFVILILVAAGSFVSLQASINARLAKHVGFLESAFISFLVGTLTLLIIMLFKGENNLKNITEVPVFYLTGGILGAIFVYSITYSIHITGVTTALAITIGVQLLVGVVLDKFDPMNVIKLNISFINILGIILLIIGVVLTTWRK; the protein is encoded by the coding sequence GTGCATAAACTTTTTGTAATCCTAATTTTAGTCGCTGCAGGTTCATTTGTATCGCTTCAAGCAAGCATAAATGCCAGACTTGCAAAGCATGTCGGATTTTTAGAAAGTGCTTTTATATCCTTTTTGGTGGGCACCTTAACACTTTTGATAATTATGCTTTTCAAAGGAGAAAACAACTTAAAAAACATAACTGAAGTCCCTGTATTTTACCTTACAGGCGGCATACTCGGAGCAATCTTTGTTTACAGCATAACTTATTCCATACATATTACAGGAGTCACCACAGCTCTTGCAATAACCATAGGGGTACAGCTTTTAGTAGGTGTCGTCCTTGACAAATTTGACCCTATGAATGTTATAAAGCTTAACATAAGCTTTATAAATATATTAGGTATAATACTTCTGATTATCGGTGTAGTACTTACAACATGGAGGAAATAG
- the buk gene encoding butyrate kinase, translated as MNILIIDPGSTSTKVGIFHDNQLIKENFKHERTELEQFETIIDQLEYRFNIIKHFIQSNHPALSFNAVIGRGGLIHPVEGGVYRVNEKMLKDLRAGINGQHASNLGGILAKKFAEHYKCEAFIADPVVVDEMMPIARYSGLKDIERKSIFHALNHKATARKVADKIGKSYEEVNFIVAHLGGGISIGIHSKGKVIDVNNALDGDGPFSPERAGGLPVSGVKNYLAKNNISIEELTKIVSKQAGLMSYIGSVDMIKIEEDIKNSDKYKEEVVNAMAYQIAKEICSLSAAVNGDIDGIILTGGLAHSKYLVDLISKRVSFLSKIFVEPGENEIESLLMSAKLALENKIQINEYRG; from the coding sequence ATGAACATACTTATAATCGACCCTGGCTCTACATCTACTAAGGTTGGAATATTTCATGACAACCAATTAATAAAAGAAAATTTTAAACATGAACGAACTGAGCTCGAACAGTTTGAGACAATTATAGACCAGCTCGAATATAGGTTTAATATCATTAAACATTTTATACAAAGCAACCACCCTGCCCTATCGTTTAACGCTGTTATCGGCAGAGGTGGACTGATTCATCCTGTTGAGGGTGGAGTCTATAGGGTAAACGAGAAAATGCTTAAAGACTTGAGAGCCGGGATAAATGGTCAACATGCGTCAAACCTTGGAGGAATACTTGCAAAGAAATTTGCTGAACACTATAAATGTGAAGCTTTTATAGCTGACCCGGTAGTAGTTGATGAAATGATGCCGATAGCAAGATATTCGGGGCTCAAAGATATTGAAAGAAAAAGTATTTTCCACGCATTAAACCATAAGGCTACCGCAAGAAAGGTTGCCGACAAAATAGGTAAATCATACGAAGAGGTTAATTTTATAGTGGCTCATTTGGGTGGCGGAATATCAATTGGTATTCACTCTAAAGGGAAAGTTATAGATGTAAACAACGCCTTAGACGGTGACGGACCATTCTCCCCTGAGAGAGCCGGAGGTTTACCTGTGTCAGGGGTAAAAAACTATCTTGCAAAAAACAATATTTCTATTGAAGAGCTCACTAAAATTGTGTCAAAACAGGCAGGACTAATGTCTTACATCGGCAGCGTTGATATGATAAAAATCGAAGAGGATATCAAAAATTCGGATAAATACAAGGAAGAAGTTGTCAACGCAATGGCGTATCAGATTGCAAAAGAGATATGCTCTCTCAGTGCTGCGGTAAATGGCGATATTGATGGCATCATTCTCACCGGCGGTCTTGCTCATAGCAAATATCTGGTTGACTTGATATCAAAAAGGGTATCTTTTTTGAGTAAAATCTTTGTGGAACCGGGTGAAAATGAAATAGAATCACTTTTAATGAGTGCAAAACTTGCTCTGGAAAACAAAATCCAAATCAATGAATATCGGGGGTAG